From Leptodactylus fuscus isolate aLepFus1 chromosome 11, aLepFus1.hap2, whole genome shotgun sequence, one genomic window encodes:
- the STK26 gene encoding serine/threonine-protein kinase 26 isoform X1, which produces MAHSPVAVQVPGMQNHRADPEELFTKLERIGKGSFGEVFKGIDNRTQHVVAIKIIDLEEAEDEIEDIQQEITVLSQCDSPYVTKYYGSYLKGTKLWIIMEYLGGGSALDLLRVGPFDEFQIATMLKEILKGLDYLHSENKIHRDIKAANVLLSEQGDVKLADFGVAGQLTDTQIKRNTFVGTPFWMAPEVIQQSAYDSKADIWSLGITAIELAKGEPPNSDMHPMRVLFLIPKNNPPTLTGDFSKPFKEFVDACLNKDPSFRPTAKELLKHKFIVKNAKRTSYLTELIDRYKRWKAEGHSDSESDDSDTEPSNKENNTHPEWNFTTVRKKPDAKKLQNGTDQDLVKTLSSISAVIAPVFAELKQQDRNNIVRKNAIEELEKGMNLAEAAYPGITDKMVKKLMEKFQKFSVSDS; this is translated from the exons AACCACCGGGCCGACCCAGAAGAATTATTCACAAAGCTAGAGCGTATTGGCAAGGGGTCTTTCGGAGAAGTTTTTAAAGGCATTGATAACCGGACTCAGCATGTGGTTGCTATTAAAATCATTGACCTGGAAGAAGCAGAGGATGAAATAGAAGATATACAGCAAGAAATCACCGTTCTCAGCCAGTGTGACAGCCCCTATGTCACCAAGTACTATGGATCCTATCTGAAG ggcacAAAACTATGGATTATTATGGAGTATCTAGGAGGAGGCTCCGCGTTAGACTTG CTGCGGGTGGGACCTTTTGATGAGTTCCAGATTGCGACCATGTTGAAAGAAATCCTGAAAGGTCTCGATTATCTGCACTCGGAGAATAAAATTCACAGGGACATCAAAG CTGCCAATGTCCTGCTCTCAGAACAAGGCGACGTCAAGCTGGCTGACTTTGGGGTGGCCGGACAGCTGACCGATACGCAGATTAAAAGAAATACATTCGTAGGGACTCCGTTCTGGATGGCACCTGAAGTTATCCAGCAGTCTGCTTATGACTCCAAG GCCGACATTTGGTCTTTGGGAATCACCGCCATTGAATTAGCTAAAGGAGAACCCCCCAACTCTGACATGCATCCGATGAGGGTCCTATTTCTCATCCCTAAAAATAACCCCCCCACATTAACAGGAGACTTCAGCAAACCTTTCAAAGAGTTCGTGGACGCCTGTTTAAACAAAGACCCCTCCTTT CGACCTACAGCCAAAGAACTTCTCAAGCACAAGTTTATTGTGAAAAATGCCAAGCGGACATCTTACCTAACAGAGCTGATTGACAGGTATAAACGGTGGAAGGCCGAGGGGCACAGCGACTCCGAATCTGATGACTCTGATAC GGAGCCCAGTAATAAGGAGAACAACACACATCCTGAATGGAACTTCACCACAGTGCGGAAGAAGCCGGATGCAAAGAAATTACAGAACGGAACA GATCAAGATCTTGTGAAAACGCTGAGCTCTATATCGGCAGTAATAGCCCCCGTGTTTGCTGAG CTTAAACAACAAGACAGGAACAACATCGTGAGGAAAAATGCAATTGAAGAACTTGAAAAGGGTATGAACCTGGCCGAAGCAGCTTATCCTGGAATTACTGACAAGATGGTAAAGAAGCTGATGGAAAAATTCCAAAA gttTTCGGTCAGTGACTCCTAA
- the STK26 gene encoding serine/threonine-protein kinase 26 isoform X2 produces the protein MAHSPVAVQVPGMQNHRADPEELFTKLERIGKGSFGEVFKGIDNRTQHVVAIKIIDLEEAEDEIEDIQQEITVLSQCDSPYVTKYYGSYLKGTKLWIIMEYLGGGSALDLLRVGPFDEFQIATMLKEILKGLDYLHSENKIHRDIKAANVLLSEQGDVKLADFGVAGQLTDTQIKRNTFVGTPFWMAPEVIQQSAYDSKADIWSLGITAIELAKGEPPNSDMHPMRVLFLIPKNNPPTLTGDFSKPFKEFVDACLNKDPSFRPTAKELLKHKFIVKNAKRTSYLTELIDRYKRWKAEGHSDSESDDSDTEPSNKENNTHPEWNFTTVRKKPDAKKLQNGTDQDLVKTLSSISAVIAPVFAELKQQDRNNIVRKNAIEELEKGMNLAEAAYPGITDKMVKKLMEKFQK, from the exons AACCACCGGGCCGACCCAGAAGAATTATTCACAAAGCTAGAGCGTATTGGCAAGGGGTCTTTCGGAGAAGTTTTTAAAGGCATTGATAACCGGACTCAGCATGTGGTTGCTATTAAAATCATTGACCTGGAAGAAGCAGAGGATGAAATAGAAGATATACAGCAAGAAATCACCGTTCTCAGCCAGTGTGACAGCCCCTATGTCACCAAGTACTATGGATCCTATCTGAAG ggcacAAAACTATGGATTATTATGGAGTATCTAGGAGGAGGCTCCGCGTTAGACTTG CTGCGGGTGGGACCTTTTGATGAGTTCCAGATTGCGACCATGTTGAAAGAAATCCTGAAAGGTCTCGATTATCTGCACTCGGAGAATAAAATTCACAGGGACATCAAAG CTGCCAATGTCCTGCTCTCAGAACAAGGCGACGTCAAGCTGGCTGACTTTGGGGTGGCCGGACAGCTGACCGATACGCAGATTAAAAGAAATACATTCGTAGGGACTCCGTTCTGGATGGCACCTGAAGTTATCCAGCAGTCTGCTTATGACTCCAAG GCCGACATTTGGTCTTTGGGAATCACCGCCATTGAATTAGCTAAAGGAGAACCCCCCAACTCTGACATGCATCCGATGAGGGTCCTATTTCTCATCCCTAAAAATAACCCCCCCACATTAACAGGAGACTTCAGCAAACCTTTCAAAGAGTTCGTGGACGCCTGTTTAAACAAAGACCCCTCCTTT CGACCTACAGCCAAAGAACTTCTCAAGCACAAGTTTATTGTGAAAAATGCCAAGCGGACATCTTACCTAACAGAGCTGATTGACAGGTATAAACGGTGGAAGGCCGAGGGGCACAGCGACTCCGAATCTGATGACTCTGATAC GGAGCCCAGTAATAAGGAGAACAACACACATCCTGAATGGAACTTCACCACAGTGCGGAAGAAGCCGGATGCAAAGAAATTACAGAACGGAACA GATCAAGATCTTGTGAAAACGCTGAGCTCTATATCGGCAGTAATAGCCCCCGTGTTTGCTGAG CTTAAACAACAAGACAGGAACAACATCGTGAGGAAAAATGCAATTGAAGAACTTGAAAAGGGTATGAACCTGGCCGAAGCAGCTTATCCTGGAATTACTGACAAGATGGTAAAGAAGCTGATGGAAAAATTCCAAAAGTGA